The Naumovozyma dairenensis CBS 421 chromosome 3, complete genome genome has a window encoding:
- the LEO1 gene encoding Paf1-complex subunit LEO1 (similar to Saccharomyces cerevisiae LEO1 (YOR123C); ancestral locus Anc_5.440): MSEERNGSQPAESNTDIDVKTPSLSVEATGVTENIGNDDINVEDEKVGEPDEEKEAEKEGEEGEEEEEEEEQEGMDDLFGDDEDEDKEQRGSDDEEEGFIVEEDDESAQRRPEDMDDEEAMYTRKFYGDTDKYSDNEEDAHDFKEANVEIIRHMVPYKTSSDQADTTIYYAKVPPFLTIDPIPFDPVSFETKVKDRLADYSSREDQLGDRLIDENTIRWRYSRDQNQRVFKESNAQIVQWSDGSFSLKLGDEYTDILVNDTDNTFLTVSHDQQELMQCYNGGEITKTMMFIPTSTNSKIHQQLSKAVTRRNQRQNLGPGTMIIEKDPELEKKELEKKQGQILRERRKRQLKEREIQESPDTTFDVRGSASSKNRSPAPSSYRGSRQDEYEEDDFLVDDDEEEEFVGDEDEEEEEEEEEEEEDEDDRKAKRLKEIKKGGAQEYADREESDMEEGSSKRRKVAVLSDDEEDE, translated from the coding sequence ATGTCTGAAGAAAGGAATGGATCACAACCTGCGGAAAGCAATACTGATATTGACGTGAAGACACCGTCTTTATCTGTTGAGGCTACAGGCGTTACTGAAAACATTGGTAACGATGATATTAATGTGGAAGACGAAAAAGTGGGAGAACCAGACGAGGAAAAGGAGGCCGAAAAGGAAGGAGAGGAAGGagaggaagaagaggaagaagaagaacaagaaggcatggatgatttatttggagatgatgaagatgaagacaAAGAACAAAGAGGgtctgatgatgaagaagaaggattTATTGTAGAGGAAGATGACGAAAGTGCTCAACGTAGACCTGAAGATatggatgatgaagaagcaATGTACACTAGAAAGTTCTACGGTGATACTGACAAATAttctgataatgaagaagatgcaCATGATTTTAAAGAGGCCAATGTTGAAATTATAAGACATATGGTACCTTACAAGACATCGTCTGATCAAGCTGACACAACTATTTATTATGCGAAAGTTCCACCATTCCTAACTATTGATCCTATACCTTTTGATCCCGTAAGTTTTGAAACTAAAGTTAAGGATAGATTGGCAGATTATTCATCACGAGAAGATCAATTGGGTGATAgattaattgatgaaaatactATAAGATGGAGATACTCTCGTgatcaaaatcaaagagTTTTCAAAGAATCGAACGCTCAGATAGTTCAATGGTCTGATGGTTCCTTCTCATTAAAATTAGGAGATGAATATACAGATATTTTGGTCAATGATACAGATAATACCTTTTTGACTGTCTCACATGATCAACAAGAATTAATGCAATGTTATAATGGTGGTGAAATCACCAAGACAATGATGTTTATACCAACGTCTACGAACTCTaaaattcatcaacaattAAGTAAAGCAGTCACCAGAAGAAACCAAAGGCAAAATCTAGGGCCAGGTACCATGATTATAGAGAAGGACCcagaattagaaaagaaagaattagaGAAGAAACAAGGGCAGATTCTaagagaaagaagaaaaagacaATTGAAGGAAAGAGAAATCCAAGAATCTCCAGATACAACGTTTGATGTACGTGGTAGTGCGTCTTCGAAGAATCGTAGCCCAGCACCTTCGTCTTATAGAGGTTCTAGACAAGATGAATacgaagaagatgatttcTTAGTAGATGACGACGAAGAGGAAGAATTTGTtggtgatgaagatgaagaggaagaggaggaggaagaagaggaGGAGGAAGATGAGGATGACAGAAAAGCAAAGCgattgaaagaaataaagaaagGTGGGGCCCAAGAATATGCTGATCGTGAAGAAAGTGATATGGAAGAAGGATCGTCAAAGAGGAGGAAAGTTGCTGTACTGAGcgacgatgaagaagatgaataG
- the NDAI0C01600 gene encoding uncharacterized protein (similar to Saccharomyces cerevisiae YPR1 (YDR368W) and GCY1 (YOR120W); ancestral locus Anc_5.434), translating into MGSTLKNSTATYKLNTGATIPAVGLGTWQSTNENEGYEAVMNALKAGYRHIDTAAIYKNEDQVGKAINDSGIPREEIFVTTKLWGTQHRDPETALNQSLERLGLDYVDLYLMHWPVAFKPDSIKDGNYSTMPMLPNGQRDLDLTTWNFVKTWELMQELPKTGKTRAVGVSNFSINNLKALLSSPGNKLVPAANQVEAHPLLPQDELQKFCKEKGIILEAYSPLGSTNAPILTEPKIIEIAKKHNVQPAQVVISWHVQKGHVVLPKSVHEERIKANFQTFELSKDEMDSLNNLSKEKGERRIVQPNWAPFVPFV; encoded by the coding sequence ATGGGGtcaactttgaaaaattctacTGCTACTTATAAGCTAAATACCGGTGCAACAATTCCAGCAGTTGGCTTAGGTACATGGCAAAGTACCAACGAAAATGAAGGTTATGAAGCTGTAATGAATGCTTTAAAAGCTGGTTATAGACATATCGATACTGCAGCAATCtataaaaatgaagatcAAGTTGGTAAAGCCATTAATGACTCTGGTATCCCACGTGAAGAAATCTTTGTCACTACTAAATTATGGGGGACTCAACATCGTGATCCAGAAACTGCCTTAAATCAATCTTTGGAAAGATTAGGCTTAGATTATGTTGACTTATATTTGATGCATTGGCCTGTGGCTTTCAAACCTGATTCCATTAAAGACGGTAACTATTCAACAATGCCAATGTTACCTAATGGTCAACGTGATCTTGATCTCACTACATGGAATTTTGTTAAGACATGGGAATTGATGCAAGAATTGCCAAAGACGGGGAAGACTAGAGCTGTTGGTGTTTCTAATTTCTCTATCAACAACTTGAAAGCTCTTTTAAGTTCTCCAGGTAATAAATTGGTTCCTGCTGCCAATCAAGTGGAAGCTCACCCATTGCTGCCTCAGgatgaattacaaaagtTTTGCAAAGAAAAGGGTATTATTTTGGAAGCTTATTCCCCATTAGGTAGCACTAATGCTCCAATTTTAACTGAACcgaaaattattgaaattgcCAAGAAACATAACGTTCAACCTGCTCAAGTTGTTATCAGTTGGCATGTACAAAAAGGGCATGTTGTGTTACCTAAATCTGTCCatgaagaaagaattaaagCAAATTTCCAAACTTTTGAATTATCTAAGGATGAAATGGATAGTTTgaataatctttcaaaggaaaaaggTGAAAGGAGAATTGTTCAACCTAATTGGGCACCATTTGTTCCATTTGTTTGA